The window CGACCGGCCCGCTGGGCGCCGACCTCACCGCCGACGGACTCGCGGTCGTCGTCGCCGGTCTCAGGTTCCTCCTGCGCGAGCCGCTGGTCCAGGGACTCCCCGTGGGACTCCTCCCACTCGGTGTTTCCGTAGCGCTGGCCCGCCGACCACTTCTCGGGCGGGGAGTACCCCTCGTCGAGGGGTTCCTTGAGCCCGCGCTCGTCGACCAGGCTGTCACCCATCGACTGCGGCTGGTCCTCGTCGTCGACGCTGTAGCCGTTGTAGATCTCGTTCTCCTCCGACGGCTGCGACATCGGGGCACCTCCTCGTGGACGGGCTTACCTTCTCGAGGCTTCCCACCCCGGCCGCCGGCACACGTCGATCAGCCAG of the Sporichthya polymorpha DSM 43042 genome contains:
- a CDS encoding DUF5709 domain-containing protein; amino-acid sequence: MSQPSEENEIYNGYSVDDEDQPQSMGDSLVDERGLKEPLDEGYSPPEKWSAGQRYGNTEWEESHGESLDQRLAQEEPETGDDDRESVGGEVGAQRAGRLVEDDAGSRSDTDKDLFATDVGIDGAGASAEEAAVHVIPDPDEVPDAERVVDEVGADVLDDADPTELALSDEELLDAERRVALPEDSKL